In the genome of Takifugu rubripes chromosome 18, fTakRub1.2, whole genome shotgun sequence, one region contains:
- the LOC101072352 gene encoding NXPE family member 3-like isoform X3 gives MKVRTRTCSPKRCAYFLVCVLTMLWIMNCLKNFCVYRPLSPKDALEEKLLLESISWPATPVWPEPLSLERTTDPAHSTFTILPRNGGGQWQEGDRLEALIKLRDFRGLPKTSGGDVLLARMHDPVLSAGVAGQVVDHGDGSYSAFFSLLWKGRAQVEVTLVHPSEAVTVLRRLTKEQPDRISFQSLFSSGGHSETTTCNVCLRPTQQPICNYVDPRTGEPWVCLKPKTLGCHTRINHSKGAFVQDLKPKEELLFQSGVNMKVSIPPSGPDTITVLRRKKGAAEVKSGNLESPVGYYYQGVWRALDGTTIQQFHTSSAVCQCLKGKMIHLYGDSTIRQWYEYLVATVPDLKDFNLHSRTQVGPFMALDYTNNIMVTYRCHGPPIRFVDIPVSELRYIANELDGLVGGANTVVVIGIWSHFSTFPHQVYIRRLLSIRGAVERLLDRAPDTLVVIRTANLKELTLYETLTNSDWYSMQRDKLLRAMFRGLNVRLVDAWEMGLAHELPHSLHPQPAIIKNMTDVLLSYICTPSTKR, from the exons ATGAAGGTCAGAACCAGAACTTGCTCTCCGAAGCGCTGTGCTTACTTCCTGGTTTGTGTTCTAACCATGCTGTGGATCATGAATTGCCTGAAG AACTTCTGCGTCTACCGACCATTGTCTCCCAAAGATGCTCTAGAGGAAAAGCTCCTACTGGAATCCATTTCTTGGCCAGCAACTCCGGTTTGGCCGGAACCTTTATCCCTGGAGCGGACCACTGACCCCGCCCACAGCACCTTCACCATTCTTCCCAGGAATGGAGGGGGTCAGTGGCAAGAAGGGGATCGGCTGGAAGCTCTGATCAAACTGAGGGATTTCAGGGGGCTCCCCAAGACGTCCGGGGGAGACGTCTTACTGGCACGGATGCACGACCCTGTTCTCAGCGCGGGTGTAGCGGGTCAAGTGGTGGATCACGGCGACGGCAGCTACTCTGCCTTTTTCTCCTTACTCTGGAAAGGAAGGGCGCAGGTTGAG GTGACGTTGGTTCATCCCAGCGAGGCCGTCACAGTTCTGCGCAGGCTGACCAAGGAACAGCCGGACAGAATTTCCTTCCAGAGCCTCTTTAGCTCGGGTGGGCACTCCGAAACCACCACGTGCAACGTGTGCTTGCGCCCAACGCAGCAGCCCATATGCAACTATGTCGACCCGCGCACGGGCGAGCCCTGGGTTTGCCTCAAACCCAAGACACTGGGCTGCCACACAAGAATCAACCACTCAAAGGGAGCATTTGTACAGGACCTCAAGCCCAAGGAGGAGTTGCTCTTTCAGAG TGGTGTCAACATGAAGGTCTCCATTCCACCATCAGGACCTGACACAATCACCGTACTCAGAAGAAAGAAAG GTGCAGCAGAGGTGAAGAGTGGGAATCTGGAGTCTCCAGTAGGTTATTACTACCAGGGTGTCTGGCGAGCACTGGATGGCACCACAATCCAACAGTTccacacttcctctgctgtctgtcagTGTCTGAAAGGCAAAATGATTCACCTTTATGGAGATTCCACCATCAGGCAGTGGTACGAATACCTCGTTGCAACGGTTCCAG ATCTGAAGGATTTTAACCTACACAGCAGGACGCAGGTGGGCCCTTTCATGGCCTTGGACTACACCAACAACATCATGGTGACGTATCGCTGCCATGGTCCTCCGATCCGTTTCGTCGACATCCCAGTCAGCGAGCTCCGTTACATTGCCAACGAACTCGATGGCTTGGTCGGAGGTGCTAACACGGTTGTGGTAATTGGCATATGGTCTCACTTCAGCACCTTCCCACATCAGGTTTACATCCGACGTCTGCTGAGCATCCGCGGGGCCGTCGAGCGCCTGCTGGACAGAGCTCCCGACACCCTCGTCGTCATCCGGACCGCAAACTTAAAAGAGTTAACTCTTTACGAGACGTTGACCAATAGTGACTGGTACTCGATGCAGCGGGACAAATTGCTCCGGGCCATGTTCCGAGGACTGAACGTGCGACTGGTGGACGCCTGGGAGATGGGATTGGCTCATGAGCTGCCGCACAGCCTCCACCCACAGCCAGCAATCATCAAGAACATGACTGATGTCCTCTTGTCTTATATATGCACTCCGTCCACGAAAAGATGA
- the LOC101072352 gene encoding NXPE family member 3-like isoform X1, with protein MKVRTRTCSPKRCAYFLVCVLTMLWIMNCLKTQTQTQTQYHEPKDTMATVMVPKVYTYSHNNHQNFCVYRPLSPKDALEEKLLLESISWPATPVWPEPLSLERTTDPAHSTFTILPRNGGGQWQEGDRLEALIKLRDFRGLPKTSGGDVLLARMHDPVLSAGVAGQVVDHGDGSYSAFFSLLWKGRAQVEVTLVHPSEAVTVLRRLTKEQPDRISFQSLFSSGGHSETTTCNVCLRPTQQPICNYVDPRTGEPWVCLKPKTLGCHTRINHSKGAFVQDLKPKEELLFQSGVNMKVSIPPSGPDTITVLRRKKGAAEVKSGNLESPVGYYYQGVWRALDGTTIQQFHTSSAVCQCLKGKMIHLYGDSTIRQWYEYLVATVPDLKDFNLHSRTQVGPFMALDYTNNIMVTYRCHGPPIRFVDIPVSELRYIANELDGLVGGANTVVVIGIWSHFSTFPHQVYIRRLLSIRGAVERLLDRAPDTLVVIRTANLKELTLYETLTNSDWYSMQRDKLLRAMFRGLNVRLVDAWEMGLAHELPHSLHPQPAIIKNMTDVLLSYICTPSTKR; from the exons ATGAAGGTCAGAACCAGAACTTGCTCTCCGAAGCGCTGTGCTTACTTCCTGGTTTGTGTTCTAACCATGCTGTGGATCATGAATTGCCTGAAG ACTCAGACTCAGACTCAGACTCAGTATCATGAGCCAAAAGACACAATGGCCACTGTCATGGTTCCTAAAGTTTATACCTATTCCCACAACAACCATCAGAACTTCTGCGTCTACCGACCATTGTCTCCCAAAGATGCTCTAGAGGAAAAGCTCCTACTGGAATCCATTTCTTGGCCAGCAACTCCGGTTTGGCCGGAACCTTTATCCCTGGAGCGGACCACTGACCCCGCCCACAGCACCTTCACCATTCTTCCCAGGAATGGAGGGGGTCAGTGGCAAGAAGGGGATCGGCTGGAAGCTCTGATCAAACTGAGGGATTTCAGGGGGCTCCCCAAGACGTCCGGGGGAGACGTCTTACTGGCACGGATGCACGACCCTGTTCTCAGCGCGGGTGTAGCGGGTCAAGTGGTGGATCACGGCGACGGCAGCTACTCTGCCTTTTTCTCCTTACTCTGGAAAGGAAGGGCGCAGGTTGAG GTGACGTTGGTTCATCCCAGCGAGGCCGTCACAGTTCTGCGCAGGCTGACCAAGGAACAGCCGGACAGAATTTCCTTCCAGAGCCTCTTTAGCTCGGGTGGGCACTCCGAAACCACCACGTGCAACGTGTGCTTGCGCCCAACGCAGCAGCCCATATGCAACTATGTCGACCCGCGCACGGGCGAGCCCTGGGTTTGCCTCAAACCCAAGACACTGGGCTGCCACACAAGAATCAACCACTCAAAGGGAGCATTTGTACAGGACCTCAAGCCCAAGGAGGAGTTGCTCTTTCAGAG TGGTGTCAACATGAAGGTCTCCATTCCACCATCAGGACCTGACACAATCACCGTACTCAGAAGAAAGAAAG GTGCAGCAGAGGTGAAGAGTGGGAATCTGGAGTCTCCAGTAGGTTATTACTACCAGGGTGTCTGGCGAGCACTGGATGGCACCACAATCCAACAGTTccacacttcctctgctgtctgtcagTGTCTGAAAGGCAAAATGATTCACCTTTATGGAGATTCCACCATCAGGCAGTGGTACGAATACCTCGTTGCAACGGTTCCAG ATCTGAAGGATTTTAACCTACACAGCAGGACGCAGGTGGGCCCTTTCATGGCCTTGGACTACACCAACAACATCATGGTGACGTATCGCTGCCATGGTCCTCCGATCCGTTTCGTCGACATCCCAGTCAGCGAGCTCCGTTACATTGCCAACGAACTCGATGGCTTGGTCGGAGGTGCTAACACGGTTGTGGTAATTGGCATATGGTCTCACTTCAGCACCTTCCCACATCAGGTTTACATCCGACGTCTGCTGAGCATCCGCGGGGCCGTCGAGCGCCTGCTGGACAGAGCTCCCGACACCCTCGTCGTCATCCGGACCGCAAACTTAAAAGAGTTAACTCTTTACGAGACGTTGACCAATAGTGACTGGTACTCGATGCAGCGGGACAAATTGCTCCGGGCCATGTTCCGAGGACTGAACGTGCGACTGGTGGACGCCTGGGAGATGGGATTGGCTCATGAGCTGCCGCACAGCCTCCACCCACAGCCAGCAATCATCAAGAACATGACTGATGTCCTCTTGTCTTATATATGCACTCCGTCCACGAAAAGATGA
- the LOC101072352 gene encoding NXPE family member 3-like isoform X2, producing MKVRTRTCSPKRCAYFLVCVLTMLWIMNCLKTQTQTQYHEPKDTMATVMVPKVYTYSHNNHQNFCVYRPLSPKDALEEKLLLESISWPATPVWPEPLSLERTTDPAHSTFTILPRNGGGQWQEGDRLEALIKLRDFRGLPKTSGGDVLLARMHDPVLSAGVAGQVVDHGDGSYSAFFSLLWKGRAQVEVTLVHPSEAVTVLRRLTKEQPDRISFQSLFSSGGHSETTTCNVCLRPTQQPICNYVDPRTGEPWVCLKPKTLGCHTRINHSKGAFVQDLKPKEELLFQSGVNMKVSIPPSGPDTITVLRRKKGAAEVKSGNLESPVGYYYQGVWRALDGTTIQQFHTSSAVCQCLKGKMIHLYGDSTIRQWYEYLVATVPDLKDFNLHSRTQVGPFMALDYTNNIMVTYRCHGPPIRFVDIPVSELRYIANELDGLVGGANTVVVIGIWSHFSTFPHQVYIRRLLSIRGAVERLLDRAPDTLVVIRTANLKELTLYETLTNSDWYSMQRDKLLRAMFRGLNVRLVDAWEMGLAHELPHSLHPQPAIIKNMTDVLLSYICTPSTKR from the exons ATGAAGGTCAGAACCAGAACTTGCTCTCCGAAGCGCTGTGCTTACTTCCTGGTTTGTGTTCTAACCATGCTGTGGATCATGAATTGCCTGAAG ACTCAGACTCAGACTCAGTATCATGAGCCAAAAGACACAATGGCCACTGTCATGGTTCCTAAAGTTTATACCTATTCCCACAACAACCATCAGAACTTCTGCGTCTACCGACCATTGTCTCCCAAAGATGCTCTAGAGGAAAAGCTCCTACTGGAATCCATTTCTTGGCCAGCAACTCCGGTTTGGCCGGAACCTTTATCCCTGGAGCGGACCACTGACCCCGCCCACAGCACCTTCACCATTCTTCCCAGGAATGGAGGGGGTCAGTGGCAAGAAGGGGATCGGCTGGAAGCTCTGATCAAACTGAGGGATTTCAGGGGGCTCCCCAAGACGTCCGGGGGAGACGTCTTACTGGCACGGATGCACGACCCTGTTCTCAGCGCGGGTGTAGCGGGTCAAGTGGTGGATCACGGCGACGGCAGCTACTCTGCCTTTTTCTCCTTACTCTGGAAAGGAAGGGCGCAGGTTGAG GTGACGTTGGTTCATCCCAGCGAGGCCGTCACAGTTCTGCGCAGGCTGACCAAGGAACAGCCGGACAGAATTTCCTTCCAGAGCCTCTTTAGCTCGGGTGGGCACTCCGAAACCACCACGTGCAACGTGTGCTTGCGCCCAACGCAGCAGCCCATATGCAACTATGTCGACCCGCGCACGGGCGAGCCCTGGGTTTGCCTCAAACCCAAGACACTGGGCTGCCACACAAGAATCAACCACTCAAAGGGAGCATTTGTACAGGACCTCAAGCCCAAGGAGGAGTTGCTCTTTCAGAG TGGTGTCAACATGAAGGTCTCCATTCCACCATCAGGACCTGACACAATCACCGTACTCAGAAGAAAGAAAG GTGCAGCAGAGGTGAAGAGTGGGAATCTGGAGTCTCCAGTAGGTTATTACTACCAGGGTGTCTGGCGAGCACTGGATGGCACCACAATCCAACAGTTccacacttcctctgctgtctgtcagTGTCTGAAAGGCAAAATGATTCACCTTTATGGAGATTCCACCATCAGGCAGTGGTACGAATACCTCGTTGCAACGGTTCCAG ATCTGAAGGATTTTAACCTACACAGCAGGACGCAGGTGGGCCCTTTCATGGCCTTGGACTACACCAACAACATCATGGTGACGTATCGCTGCCATGGTCCTCCGATCCGTTTCGTCGACATCCCAGTCAGCGAGCTCCGTTACATTGCCAACGAACTCGATGGCTTGGTCGGAGGTGCTAACACGGTTGTGGTAATTGGCATATGGTCTCACTTCAGCACCTTCCCACATCAGGTTTACATCCGACGTCTGCTGAGCATCCGCGGGGCCGTCGAGCGCCTGCTGGACAGAGCTCCCGACACCCTCGTCGTCATCCGGACCGCAAACTTAAAAGAGTTAACTCTTTACGAGACGTTGACCAATAGTGACTGGTACTCGATGCAGCGGGACAAATTGCTCCGGGCCATGTTCCGAGGACTGAACGTGCGACTGGTGGACGCCTGGGAGATGGGATTGGCTCATGAGCTGCCGCACAGCCTCCACCCACAGCCAGCAATCATCAAGAACATGACTGATGTCCTCTTGTCTTATATATGCACTCCGTCCACGAAAAGATGA